A segment of the Aureliella helgolandensis genome:
CTCCCACCCCTGTGGGCTGGATAAGAAGAGTCTTAGGCCGTAGCGGCCACGGGGGAGGTCGTCTGGAACTCGCATTGTTACGCTAAAGGGCACCGTGGCGGGAGCGGTATTCCCGTCAGGGTGCGTTGAGATGTTCGTGAGGACGATTTGGCTGGAGGTTGGACGGCTGGTGAGAGGGGACGCTGGGGGAGCGAGGTTCACCGATCGCTTTAGAATGACGCTATCGTTGGACGATTGGTAGCGTTGTTGCATCCCTGCCCGGCCTGCAATTGTGATTGGGTCGGTTGCAAGGTGTTCGAGATCGGGGCGGTGTTGGCCTCGCCGATGGATCAGTTCTACCGACAATTGGCCAGCAAGTGTTGCATGACCGGTGACTTCAAACTCCTCACCCGCGGAGGCTTGGGTGGGGGCGTCCACGCTGAGTTCGCTGGGCTGAGGGAGTCGCAGCAGTGGATCCCCGAGCAGGTTCATTTGCCAGGCGTGTTCGGCTCTCTCGGCAGCCAAGTCATAGTCGGCAGGACTGAGCGCTTGAGCGATGGCAGCGACCATGTCGAGCTGGGAGGGAGGGGGATCTGTCGTAGCATTCCCTTCCTTGCTGGCGGCTTGCAATGAACATTGCTTTGCGTGGAGGATAGCCAGGCCGAGCGTTTCAGTGGGAAGGTCGAAGTACTCGGTCAGCAGTCCGTCGGAGAGCATTGCCAAGCCGTAGGGGCCGGCGACTCGCGATGCGGCCAAGGCAGCAATTGGGCCATTATCGCTGAGTATTAGGCGTTCGGCCAACGAGTCTTCCTGTGCATCGAAAGCACCGGTGTAGCAAGCTAGGAACACGGCGATCGGTGCGCGCGTGCCAGCCTGGAACTTGCCGACCTGGTCCTCCGTGAGGATGGGGATTTGCCGCTCTTCCACCCGCAGGTAATCGAGTTGGGTGACGGCACCATGTCCAATATAGACCCACAGCATGCCACCTTGGTTGATGCGGTTAATCAGCGTAGAGCTGAACAGTTCAGGATCGGGGCAGTAGTTGCTTTGAGCGCTCGCGTGCGTCATCGATACATTCGACCAGCCTGGAATGCGCTGAGCCAGGAACTGTCGCGTGGTCATTTCAATGACCGAATCGGCCAGGGCACCAAACCCACCGACTCCAGCGACCATATGGACATCCCGCCTCCAGCTGGTGGAGTCCTGCTGCGTTTCAAAGGCCACGATACGATCTAGGACTCGTTGCAGTTCTGCTGGGCTATTGGCTGGGATGCGGCCGACTGCCAATTCTGGGATGCCATCGTTGTCGAGGTCACCGAACGGGTTGTCGGAGGCTAGCATATGCTCGCCACCAAATTGCACCATTGCGGTGCTCGTGTAGTAAAAGGTGCCGATGTGGATGGTCGGGTCGTTGCCAACGTCGCCCACAATCAAAACATGTTTGAGCTCATCGGCCTGTCCAGCTTCCGCTTGCTGGCGCGCGATGTTGACGATGGCGGCTCGGATTGCGTCTTTGCCCATTCGGCCATCGAGTTCGAGCAGGGTGTGCCCCTGGGATTCTCGGTGTTGTTTCCAGTTTGCCATAGCGCCCTCCCACTCCGCAGGTCGCACCACGACGACATCTGCAGGTTGTGCGTGGGGGGCTAGGCATGCGACTAGGCACAAGCTGGCTAGGTGCAGGTTAAATAAGCGTCGCGGTCGGTAGGACCCGGTATTTCGCCACATGATTGATTCATCCTTGTCGCCAGTAGACGCAGTTGTTGGATTTCGCGTGTTCGATTTTTTGGCTATCGTTCATCCCTGGGGTGATTTGAGTGTTTGCTAGCGAAGTGGAAGCGCGCACTCACCGTGCAAGCCTACCTCAAAAAGGTATCGGCGGTGAAGATCGTATTAGGGGGGAGTTTAGCTGCAACCTCTTTAGCGTCTTGTGCCCAGCTGGGATGGATCTCGACTCGAATTCCATCTTCAACCACAGCACCCGCAGACTCCAGCCACTTTCGGTGTTGGGCTAGGATGGCCGTTTGGGACGTCGCTGGTGTATCAACCTCAGCGCCATTGGCATTTTTGACCGGTGCAAAGACGTCGGCAGCCAGTCCTTCGACCACGATGGCCCCGCTGGCGAGAGGCAATAGGTCGAATACGAAGCGTTCAAATTTGATCGCATTGGGTTGTTTGGGGGCGACGCATTTGCCCTCGAGCGTGACATGGCCGACCGTCTTGTGGGCGCGATGGAAGGGGAGGCCAGAATCGCTTTGAACGACCTGCTCCAGGAACTCACGGCTCAGGACATGGATTGCGATGTTGCCCGCCCACAGCCGCAGCGAGCCGTCGGGTTGGATCTGCTGGGCGGCCGCGGCAGGTAAATCGCTGTATTCGATAATCTGAACTTTGCCATCGACTTGGACGACATTGCCCACTTTTTCCTCGGCAAACCGTTTGGTGACGACTTGAGTGGTCATCTCGCTGCCGGCGAGCAGGTGGTAGCCGAGCAACTCGGGGGCGCAGACCTGAGCGAGTGGGTTGTCGACTTGGGCATAGTAAAAATGTTCGATGCCAACGCGTTGGGCTTCTTTCAGGCAGCCGTTCTTTTCGAGCGCTTCAACGAGTCCCCCGTGGCCATCAGGGCTGAGGGCAATCTTATCGGGCTCAGCCATTAGGATCTGACCGGATTGACCGTCCACCGCCGGCATGGTTCCTTGGCAAAAAATGTGTAGCTCGTCGGCCTCCAAGCCACAGTTGTTGTGCTGTGCGAAATAGTCTCGTGTTTCTGCGTCGGTGGCTGGGCTGGTCATGATGAAGAGATGGATCGGTACGCCGTATTTCTGCATGCATGCGAGCAGGCGGTCGCAGTGCATTTGGAAGAGCGTGCGGCCGCTGACCGGGCCAATGGGGAACATGCCTTTGGGTTGATCGAATCCGAGCCGCGTCCCCTGCCCTCCAGCGACCAGAATCATTCCGACTTTTCCGTCACGCAGGGCCGCTTCACCTGCTTCCTGTGCAGCCGAGGGAGAGAATTCGGGGTGCGGTGTGCCCAGCCTTACCGCCGTCGGTGGCTCGGCGCGGGCGGCCAAGGCGGACCAATCGGTGTGGGTGTCCGCGCCGGCGGTCAATCGCGCCAGTTGCCCGAAATCGATCTGCTCTAGCTGGTTTTCCAAGGCGGCTCGTGACGGTCCGGCCAATTGCTCCAGAAAGTTGACTAAATGAGCTTGGCGATGCTGTTGGAGAGTCTCTTTGATGCTCATGGCCGTGGGTCGCGTGTGAGGGATTGAGGATGGGGGAGCCGTGGGGCACCGAAAAGGATCATGAGGAATACCTGTTCTAGATGAATCCCAAGCGAAGAGGGGAATTCTCCACCGGGAGTATCCACCTATTTCCCCAAATATAGCGGGATTGCGAGTCTAGGACGACAGCAGCTGGATGGACCGCAATTATCGTAAGTGCTACCCTTCGTGGCCTGCCTGGGGTAGGATAAACGCTATCTAACTACACGGAATTCGCGGGGGCCATTGAACCCCCAGCTCCTGTTTCTTTTTCGTACTTCCAAAATAGCGTTTTCCATATGACGGCTTCGGGACCACTTGTACATCGCCTCCATCGTATCAATCGCCAGAAAACAGACTTGCTGGGACAGTTGGCACGTGGTCCTAAGGT
Coding sequences within it:
- a CDS encoding C25 family cysteine peptidase: MWRNTGSYRPRRLFNLHLASLCLVACLAPHAQPADVVVVRPAEWEGAMANWKQHRESQGHTLLELDGRMGKDAIRAAIVNIARQQAEAGQADELKHVLIVGDVGNDPTIHIGTFYYTSTAMVQFGGEHMLASDNPFGDLDNDGIPELAVGRIPANSPAELQRVLDRIVAFETQQDSTSWRRDVHMVAGVGGFGALADSVIEMTTRQFLAQRIPGWSNVSMTHASAQSNYCPDPELFSSTLINRINQGGMLWVYIGHGAVTQLDYLRVEERQIPILTEDQVGKFQAGTRAPIAVFLACYTGAFDAQEDSLAERLILSDNGPIAALAASRVAGPYGLAMLSDGLLTEYFDLPTETLGLAILHAKQCSLQAASKEGNATTDPPPSQLDMVAAIAQALSPADYDLAAERAEHAWQMNLLGDPLLRLPQPSELSVDAPTQASAGEEFEVTGHATLAGQLSVELIHRRGQHRPDLEHLATDPITIAGRAGMQQRYQSSNDSVILKRSVNLAPPASPLTSRPTSSQIVLTNISTHPDGNTAPATVPFSVTMRVPDDLPRGRYGLRLFLSSPQGWEVGYAEILIKP
- a CDS encoding UTP--glucose-1-phosphate uridylyltransferase, producing the protein MSIKETLQQHRQAHLVNFLEQLAGPSRAALENQLEQIDFGQLARLTAGADTHTDWSALAARAEPPTAVRLGTPHPEFSPSAAQEAGEAALRDGKVGMILVAGGQGTRLGFDQPKGMFPIGPVSGRTLFQMHCDRLLACMQKYGVPIHLFIMTSPATDAETRDYFAQHNNCGLEADELHIFCQGTMPAVDGQSGQILMAEPDKIALSPDGHGGLVEALEKNGCLKEAQRVGIEHFYYAQVDNPLAQVCAPELLGYHLLAGSEMTTQVVTKRFAEEKVGNVVQVDGKVQIIEYSDLPAAAAQQIQPDGSLRLWAGNIAIHVLSREFLEQVVQSDSGLPFHRAHKTVGHVTLEGKCVAPKQPNAIKFERFVFDLLPLASGAIVVEGLAADVFAPVKNANGAEVDTPATSQTAILAQHRKWLESAGAVVEDGIRVEIHPSWAQDAKEVAAKLPPNTIFTADTFLR